A window of the Helianthus annuus cultivar XRQ/B chromosome 4, HanXRQr2.0-SUNRISE, whole genome shotgun sequence genome harbors these coding sequences:
- the LOC110937795 gene encoding uncharacterized protein LOC110937795 isoform X2 — protein sequence MSSNEDPSTILMFLTIYLLHNCTCISCNFPFSRTWCSRGRGREWSLLHMGRRVHCLTTTAPEQLTFALQWSMKPLAYVGVPVAKVILTLILLLRFSNLVFY from the exons ATGTCCAGCAACGAG GATCCGTCTACGATTTTGATGTTCCTAACCATTTATCTATTACACAATTGCACATGTATTAGTTGTAATTTCCCCTTTTCAAGAACATGGTGTTCGAGAGGGAGAGGCCGCGAATGGAGTTTACTTCATATGGGAAGGCGAG TTCATTGCTTGACAACTACTGCACCAGAACAACTCACGTTTGCTCTACAATGGTCTATGAAGCCTTTGGCATATGTTGGTGTCCCAGTGGCTAAAGTTATTCTTACTCTCATATTGCTATTAAGATTTAGCAACCTTGTATTTTATTAG
- the LOC110937795 gene encoding uncharacterized protein LOC110937795 isoform X1 has translation MSSNEISIFQDPSTILMFLTIYLLHNCTCISCNFPFSRTWCSRGRGREWSLLHMGRRVHCLTTTAPEQLTFALQWSMKPLAYVGVPVAKVILTLILLLRFSNLVFY, from the exons ATGTCCAGCAACGAG ATTTCGATTTTTCAGGATCCGTCTACGATTTTGATGTTCCTAACCATTTATCTATTACACAATTGCACATGTATTAGTTGTAATTTCCCCTTTTCAAGAACATGGTGTTCGAGAGGGAGAGGCCGCGAATGGAGTTTACTTCATATGGGAAGGCGAG TTCATTGCTTGACAACTACTGCACCAGAACAACTCACGTTTGCTCTACAATGGTCTATGAAGCCTTTGGCATATGTTGGTGTCCCAGTGGCTAAAGTTATTCTTACTCTCATATTGCTATTAAGATTTAGCAACCTTGTATTTTATTAG